CTGCCGATGCGGTGACAAGATACAGGAAACCGTTGAACGGCCCCATGGCCAATCCGGCAATTAGTGATACCAATATCCCAGTGAATGCTATGAATACAAGGGCTACGTGCGGTGTTTTGTATTTCCCATGAGTCTTTGCAAAGACTTTTGGTGCTATGCCATCCCTAGACATAGCGAAAAACATCCTGGCTGCGCTGTTTAATGGTGCGAGAGAACCGGTGTAAAGGCTGTTGACTGCAAAAATCATCATTGCTATGGCCATAGGCATTCCCATATATTTTAGAGCTTCTATTATACCGGGCACTCCCTGCCCAACTGTAAGACCTGCGGCAGGATTACTTTGAGCAAATGTGTTCATGTTACTTATTCCCCATCCTATTGTAAGTGCGTATGATGTGAGTACAAACACAACGCCAGTTACAAGGAAGCTTATCAAAAGTGCATTCCTTATGTTCCTCTTTGGCTGTTTCGCTTCCTCTCCAAGCGACACTACTGCAGATGATCCAGACATTGAAAATATCGCAAGTATCATGCCAACAAAAACAGGTCCGAAGCCCCCGGCAGGTTTAGGAGTAAAAGGCTCTAGGGTATTGGCAGGCCCCTTTATAACGATTATTGTAAGCGATAAAATAACGAGCAAGGCTATCTGTATGATAGATGAGGCTAGACTGTACTTTGTAGAACCTTCTATACCAAGATAGGCAGGTAAAAGTACCAACAGCCCAATGGCGATAAGGACAGGTATCCATATCCATGCCGTTAACGTTATGCCAAAGAATATTTCGAATAGGCCAGGTATGAAAACTGCGGTTATAAACAGGATTGCGTTCGTATACGTCATATAATAGGAGAAGAATAGAACGTATCCAGAAATAGATCCGTAGTATTGACCAGCTCCATTCCTGTTGTATGTGTAGAATCCACCTGCGGAAGCAATTTTCTTTGAATATTGATACGGTGTATTGATCCAGAACAGTACGGCAAATATTGCTATAAGATAAGCAAGCGGAAGGGAACCTAGTGCGATGCTTGCTGATCCAGTCATTGTGGCCGCAACTGCCCCTAATGGAGATATCATTGCTATTGCTTGACCAAGCAACGGCCAAAATCCGACAGCATTTGATTTTAGATGACCTGCAGATGTATCATTCATATATTCACTATGCTTGCGGAAAATATAAAGATTTCACGCTGAATGCGTATATTAGCCTTCCGCATGAAATTATATAATTTGACAGATGCTAATTAAGCTCTTGTTAGCAAGTCGTGGAGGATTTTTTCATTTTTACATTTGTCCGCAAATTTCATGCAAGATCGGGCCTTCACCTTTTCGCTCTAAAGTCATTAAACATGGCAAATGCTGGCAGTAAGATGTTAAAAAGTATGGTGGTGATATTATAAACTTCAATACAAAGTAAATTCATTTTGGCTATAGTTTCTGCGCCTTCTAGTTATATTTAAGGATTATAAGCCATTAAAAAATCCGAGGCCAGAGAAACAAAGGTTTGGTATCTAGCCTGGCCGTAAAGCACGAATTTTATGATGTATCCTTCTTTGTTAGAAAGAAAATCTGTTACTGCCTTCAGTGCTATCACAGAAGCTTCTTCAAATGGATACCCATAGATACCGGTGCTTATGGCAGGGAACGCTATACACTTAATCCCGTGAATTTTTGCAATCTCCAATGAACGATAATAGCTACTATAAAGGGTTTCAGCGTCTTCTTCCTGGCCCCTATATATCGGACCAACTGTATGTATAACATACTTCGCCTTTAGTTTCCCACCGGAAGTTATGTCAGCTTCACCTGGCGGCAACCCCTTAGGCCATTTCGTTCTTCTGAGTTCGGCACACTCCAGATCTATAGTTTTTCCACCTTTGAGGTGAATTGCTCCATCGACGCCTCCCCCTCCCATGAGACTAGGATTCGCTGCGTTCACTATCGCCTCACAGTTAACATCCGTTATATCACCTTCAATTATTTCTATTAAGTTTCCCTTATAACTGAAGCTTACCATGTTTGTTGCACCTTATACACATTAATTATTTTATGATGTATAAATGGATTTGAGTGTTTGCTTATTAATACCTATTCTATTGACAGATCGCTATGGTTCAAAGTGTCTATACAGATCAGAAATTATCGCGGATTATTATTCCCTCCACTTGTCTCAACATCGCCAGGAAGATCATCTGCAAACGGTCTATTTCTGAATTTTCCAGGTATGGTTGATAAAGCTAGCCTCCTATATTTTTTATGATTCGAGCGTAGATAGATTCCTCAGACTTATTAGCTTAGTTTGCGGCAAAGATACTGAGTAAAAAGTACTTATTATTAGCGAATATAGCCCCTATAGAATAAAGCTGGCGTCTTCCATAGTGAATTTTGAAATCCACATAGTATTACTAGAGCGGTATAAGATTTTCTAATTTGACCTTTTGAAAAAGGTTTGTCCGGTCTTAGCGAATTTCATTTACACGCATTCTATTGCAGATCTAAAGTAAATATCAAGTACGTTGGTAAGGTAGCGCTTTCAATATCTATAAGATACCATATGAGCATCTATCTCTTTTGTTCATATACCGTTAAATGCTCCATCAAACCGTACAAGGGAACGATCGTGAAGTGTTAGAAAATACAATATAGCAGCTGTTGAAAGAGGCAATCTTGCTATTTTTAATTCACATGGTTTTTGATAACTTTATTTCAGTCAAACGGCTTTACAGTACGATGTGTAATCTTCGTTTTTTTTACAGATTGTTTTTCCGCTTTTCTGCGAGGGCAAGTCTTGCATTTTTATATGTAAAGTATTTAGTCAATCATTACGGTGTCTTCAATCAGATAGATCCGCTTAAGTTTCTATTTAGAATATTGCTTTCCGTATTTCTTCCTGAGATTAATCTAAATCTTAACTAGATTATATAAGATACGGGAATTAGTTTATCAGATGTTTAGCATGGCGAGGTCTCCAATAAATGCACAACATTCGAGACACTATGAAGTAAAATCATAGAAATTTCGTGGTTAGATCTGTTCTGGAATTTTAGTTTTTTATATCTATTACCTCGAGCAGCTGCTTTGCCTGCGACAGCCCAAGGTATTTTCTTGTATATTTCGCGTTATTGCTATATTTATAAGTTGTCATAAATTCACTATCAGTTATGGCCCGAAGTTCATTAAGTTTTTGATTGAATGATAATTGCAACTGTTTCAATTGTTTGAGAGACAAATATGGTTCAATAAAAACTTGTATCGGATTGGTTCTATAAGTGTTTCCCTCAACAAATATCCCATCAGTACCAAAAACGTCTTTTATATAATATAATCCAGCCCTTCCATTTTCGTTTCCTGTGTCAACAGTTCTTATAAATAATGGATTCCTTATTATTTTTTCGTAAAGCTTATCATTTACAAAAAACGATTCTTTTATGTATTCACCATTCTTATATTCTTTTGAATTTAACAGTAGCACTTTATTATTTCCGGGGTTATTATCGATCTCCTTCTTAGTCAAATAATAAGATATTTTAAGCGTATTCTTTTCTTGTGACTTGATATAATCATCAAATTCAGTGCCTGCCCTGTAATCATTTTTATGAGATAATATGTATTCCCTTTCTTTTATTTCTCCATTTATTTTTGTAGCTTTAAATTTTATAGTGCTGTTTTTAGCAGTTGTTCTTTCAAAAAAGCATATTGCTACGTTTACACCTGTATTTTCAAAAATCTTCTTCTCGAATATTATGGCATCATTTATTTTATACCAAGGTAAAAACTTTCTCCTAATTAAATTAGAAACTGAATGTCCAAATAAAAAATTTGAAGGAATTATGTAAACCATCTGATTTATTTCATTTTGCAAATCATTCATTAACGCAATTTGGTATAGGTCCTGCAAACCCTTAAGTGAAGCGGTAAAATAATCAAGTTGTCCAAAATTCTCCTTATGTTTGGCGATATATCCTATGTACAAATATGGTGGATTCGTTATATGGTAAATTGGTTTTTTTACGTTTAGAAGAGGATATTCTTTAAGTGTATCCTTTACCTGAATGTTTTTTTCTGCTATCATTCTTGGTATCCTATATGATTCTGCATTTTTTATGGCCCTTTCGACCATTTCTTTTTGTATATCAAATAGAAATATGTTATCGCGAAAGAATTCGATTCTCTTCTCTTCTGGCACTAGATCAAGGATAGGTAGAATTAAATTGCCTTCACCGGCAAACAGATCAACCCATGTATAACAGTTTATTTTGTCCTTGATTTTAGGCAGTATGTATTCCTTAAATATATTTACAGACGTGAGGTGTTCACCTAGTGTACGCCTTTTCATAAGAATCGATTTTTCAGTATGATGCAATGTATCACCTTTTGTTGTATTTGTTATCGTTATATAGTATGAGGCGTTATATAAGCATATATTATCATGTTGACGTCTCCTTTCGTAATGTGATGAATTTTATGTATTTATGAAGGACACCTTTTCTGGAACTTGTCGATCTATTGTATATACATTTATAATATCCTTTTAATGTTCTCCAATGGTCTTTTATTTATTTCGATCGTATAAAAATAGATTATTTTCATAGCACTCTCTACAGTGTGCATGAATTGCTGTAAAATTGAGATGATCTTGTAATATTCAGAACTAACTGGAAAGAGTGAAAGAAGTAATAAGCACTTTCTTGAGAGACGAAAAAAGAGCTTATAGAATGGTATTTAAACAATAAAAAGCAATAGGCTAGGATGCAGGTATCATCATGTTCGAAAGAAAAGCAAATAAAAAAATAAAGGAAAAGAAAATTCCATAAAGCTGAATAAAAATCCAACTCAAAAGACAGCAGACATGTTCGTTAGAAACAAATGCATTCGGAATATATCGGATAATAGAAAATGCCTTTGATTCTGTGATCCTAGAATCGTATATTGAAGATGTATCTATACGAAATAATGAATCATCGAATTATTTGGGTTGGTGAATATTTCTCCTCTCGTATGCCGCAACTTGTATGGGGATGGGATGAAAAAGTAACATCGCCAGTTGAAATACCCATGGGATCAAAGATAAAATTTCTTTACAAAGATTCTCCGTACATTAAGGCATGTGAAGGCATCAAGTACAGGTATAAGGCTTCATAATTATCCATAGGGGCTAACAGCTGTCGAAATTGAAATTCTTTCAGATAAGGTACGTACATCATCATTGAACTGGTCTTTAATAAGTGATCGCACAATAATGATCAATATCAATAAAAATGTATAACTGGAAAAAATATCTAAATATGGATGTAGATTAAAGTTTGACAGGATATTTTCAAAATTACAGTAATTTATGTACACTATCTCTATGAAGGTCAAGATATATTTTACATTTTGAAATGATCTTATTGGATTACCAGGTAATTTGCTACAAAAATTATATAAAATCGGATCTATAACACTTGATATCATGTATCCAACGTCTATTGATAAACGGGGAAAACTTGATTATTTCTTTTACAGATTCCTACTGTCTAAAGGGTTAACGAGCATAACCACAATGGCATTCATCATATACTTTATGTGGATCATCGTTGTTAGATCTCATTCCGTCTTCCTTTATGGATTGATAATAACAATTTATCTCGCCGTTCAGATTGTATTCTCCATACCTATCGGTCACATGATCGACCGGATAAATAATACAGCCCTGAACTTCCTTTCAAGCTTTATTATCGTGATTAGCTATTCACTGCTGCTGTTAAATGATAGTATTACGGCAATATATCGTAACTGCGGTATCAATTTTTGGGCAAACTCTTAAAACAGACTCCTTTTCTGCAATTATCAAGAAATTTCTCAAAGAAGAATCATACAAAAAGGCAGTATCTTTGAATTTCTTAACAGGAAGCGTAACGTCTTTAACGGGTGCAATCATAGGAGGCGTCTTCCTGATCTACTTTTCAGACTATTTCGTAGATGTCATGATTTCCGCAGTACTTATCTCACTGCTCTCTGCAATTCCAGTCATACAAAAGACCCAAAGGGTAAATGAAAATAGAAATACTTTCTCAGGAGAAATGAAGTCTGTGGGATTATTCCTGAGGCGGATTAGTGGATTTCTATTATTAGCTTTTTTCTTGAATGGTCTTTTTATATCGATCGACACATACTCGTCGGGGCTGTTCAACCTTGTACTAAAGGCCAATCCTGCTTATTACACTGCCTTTAACATGGCTGTACCTATCGGTATGATGGTTGGTACTCCGTTGGTTAACGTAAGGTATTTTAAAATGGAGGAGCCAGCTTTTATCTCAGGAATGATATTTATTTTTGCTCCACTATTAATAATACTTTCATTAAGCAAATTCCCTACCCTTGACATAATTGACGCTTTCACAATTGGTTTACTACTACCTTTGATCAATATACCACTAAATAGCAGACTAATAAAAATAATACCGGGAAAGATCTATGGAAAGATAAGTGCTGTCATGAGGATATTCGTTCAAGGCGCACAACCTGCAATGGGGGCATTATTTAATGTACTCGCAATTGGAATTAGCGTAAAGACGGTGTTTCTATACGTAGGATTATTAGTTATACCCCTGGCGCTCTATGGAATGAGTATAGTTCCTCGATTTTTTGTATCTTATTTTTCTGGTATATAATGAAAGATTCGGCAAAATGCCCTTCAAAAGCCAGGACTGGAATGAATGCTATAGGCCTTCCCGCATATATAAGGCTCGTATGATTTCAAACGCAATAGCTTCTTTGTATTACCTTTGCGTTGAGTCAATTACTTAATTTTGCCTGTTCTAAATGATATGGAAAGGAAGACCTACCATCTGTCATAAGCGTTAATGATCGATATAAAATAAATTTGAACCTGCGATGAAGTCGGTTTCTGTTTACCATCATTATGTCTTGTACTAACTTTATCAGCATGGTTCTGAACTTAGTTCTATGTCTTGTGGCGTTAGATATATAATCGATAAAATGAATAGTAAAAAAATCGCATATTAATACAGAACAAATAATGACGTACAACAGGCGCTTAATAGGTTCACATTTGAACAGCAGGAGGATATAGTTTATATCAACGAAAAAACCGTTTCTCAATAAAATCAATTGGAATATATACATAGCAGAGTACGCCTTTTTATGACGGTAAGTATGAAATCGTTGTATAGGGATATATCGATAAATGGCGCCCTGTTATCGTTCATATCCTTCACAATAGTTAATTCAATTAGCTAGGCTCCGACCATAGAATTCAATTCAAGTGTAATACCGTACAATGAGCCCCTTCCTATATATACAATAATTCAAATCTCACCTATGCTGTTGGATACGTGAACTTCAGTCGCTATGTTAACAGCGTTTCCTATGTCTATGGTGCTTTGCCAGTTATGGTATATAAGGCAGAAAATTTTGGCTATTTTGTTCCGTTTGCACTCTTCTTGATTTTCAAGGTTAGACAGAAAACAGATTTCCCCTTCTTTAGTACATTGTTATATGGCAGTATTCAGGTCGGCCCTGTCAACTATATAAATTCGCATGAGATCGTCTTTGCTTTTCATACTTATGGTTCGCTGTTGAACCTTACAGTACAAGTTTCATTATTTATAGCGGTTTGGGCATCAATAATTTTTCAATTTGGATAAAATCTACGCTAATTCCTTCCTGTAATATTGACCCACGTCATATCCCATCCATGAAAAAGGTTCTTTTAACTTTCTCTTTAACTTTTTTTCCTTATTAATTTTATTGCATCGTCCAGCTTCGCTTTTCTCACATGTCTCTTTGATCTTTCAGACATTGCTTTCATCTTTATTTCAGTGGTTGCCAATACTGTCAATGAATTTCATGTTCCTTGATAGCATTGTTTATATTGCCTACAGCAGTATGCGGGTAATAGATCCCTTGAGAGTTTTTCGTAGTACTCCAAATGTTATTTATTTATAGAGCGTCGAATAGACCTAATCCAATCAAGATCATTTATTGCTTAAGCTAATTATAAATTTATTTCAGAAAGATGATCTCTTTGAATAAGTTGATCTTCAGTTGTTCAGGCCATGCTTTGACCTAAACATGTTGATATTTCATTATCACCATATAACCTTTATCGCAACTTTGCCCTGTGCCATTCAAGAAACTTTTTTGATTCCTTTAAATCCCTATCTATCGTTGTGCTTTCCATTTCCTGGACTTCCCTCTGCAGTTTTTCGCTTCGAGAATTTTTAAGGATACTGCCAACTATTATACGATTGTTATCGCCTATTGAAATGAGCTTTCTGTCAAACATGCCATCGTGCAGCCTGCAAAGCAGCAAGGTATTATAAAGATTTCCGGCATCTTCCGGAAAAAGAAATACATCCTTTATGTGGGAAACAACTAACAGGTCATCGACGTCTATTCCGCATAATAGGCATCTGTGGCCATAGTATTCAAGGGCTTTCTTTCTTAATTTGCCCTGGAATAGCCTTGAATTTAAAAACGCCTTCCTGAACTTGGGATCAATGGCATCTAAATTAAGGGTTTGTTCCTTGCCGGAAGTTGATATTACTCCAGCCGCGCTGAGTATTGTATCCAGCATCTTTTCATCCTGTATGTATTTGAAGACCTGCATTCCCTCTGAATCTATAAGGGAAAGCGGAACCAGTTTCTCGAAGATCACGAAGTCCTCCAGAATAAGGCACAGCACAGGTTCCTTTTCCCCTTTATTGTATTTGCTGAACCGTTCTTCTAGTTCCGACTTGCTGCCCATGCCGTTCATAGTACCGTATTTATCCCACATCTCGTCAACAGTCAGGAACTATTTCCTTACCAGTTCGCCCATGCCGACTATCTTCCCATCCCCGGTTTTAAAGAATAGCGGTATGTGGTCTCCGACATTCAACTGAGTTGTCCTTGTCGTCCAGAAGTTGAATTCTCCACCCCTATAATTCAATTTGAGATAATCCAGCCACCCCTTGTCCGTATGATATATGATCCCATAAACCATAAAATCAATTCTCAATCCATTATAGCTTTTTATTTTTTGTGTTTTTGGATTGTTGGCATTCGTTATTGTTTTTTAACTTGTTGAGTATTTTGTTCAAATGTTATTCATGCATTGCATCTATTATCTGTGGTTTTAATGTCACTTTGATATATATCATAATGATTCTATTTAGATGTTAAATCTTTTCGCCCATAAATCATATCTGTATGGTACTAATGAGATTGTTCACATAGGATAGAAGAAAAATATAACTAAGCAAGCCTTAAAGCCTATTTCTTAAGTGTTTCACTTTTTATGGATTATTTGTTTTTCTTTAGTAAATAGATCTGTATATACTTGCAGTTTCACGATTTTCCTATGATTTCTAACCTTATAACATGCAATATAATCTTTTCATTTTTCAAATGCATGATTTAGAATTTAACAATTTTAGCTATATACATGGAATTATATCAATGTAAAATATATTAATATAACGTTAATATACCCTCGGTTTTATAAGATAGACTATTGGGCATGTCATAAAAGATAATGTATAGTTTTGTTATAAAAATTATATTATGCAACAAAAGGTGTAGTTTTGTTGCATTGTTTTATATACTATTTTTTTAAAGCAATCAAAAAACAATAAGAGAAAAACATTTATATTTAAAATAATGATGCTTTTATAAGAATTGTTGCATTGTGAACGAATTAAGTTATAAAACTCAATGGTGAAAATAAAAGATGAAACGGATCTTCCTGACCATATAACATATGATGAATACCAGAGTCTAATTAATGAGATAATTAATAATCTTTATAATCACTATTTAAACAGTAAAATAATACCATATTTAAAAGCCAGGGATGTATTGTTAGTAAACTGCATGTGGGAATTAGGCGGAAGAATATCAGATATTTTGAATATAGAAGTTAAAGATATAGATTTTATGAATAAGTTGGTAATTTTAAAAGTTAAGAAAGGAGGAGGATTTATAAACAAAATACCAGTATCAGATAATTTATTATTAGCATTCTCTAATTTCATGAGGGAACTTAATGTAAGTAATAGAAGATTATTTAAAATGGATAGGCAAACCGCATGGAAAAAAATAAAAGGTTATGGGAATAAAATAGGGTTAAATCTGCATCCGCATATGTTCAGGCACGGACTGGCTATATATTTATTATTGAAAGGAGTTCCTATACAGGTTATTGCAAGAAGGCTAGGCCATAAGAATGCAATGACGATATTGCAGTATCATGTTGTGATTACACCATATATGGAACGGGAAGCATTGCGTGGCGTACTATTATAGGCTTTTATGAAAGATATTGATTCAAAGGCATTTAAATCTCAAAAAACGAGCATGAGGACACCTTATGATTCTTCAGGAATTGCATCAATAATCTCTCCGCAATTGTTTATTACAATCTTGTCAACAATAAATAGCTCTCCATCCTGCACTTCTATGGGCTTTAGTTTCAGCTTCTTATTAATACTTTTCCAGTACGAAAGGTCTATCTTGGCGTGGTGGAATACTATATAAGGATTTTCTTGTTCTTGTTTATATTCTAGTTCTAACTTGAATATATGTGCATTCTCGACGTCTTGAGTGTTAAGCTGAATAAATATATAAAAACAAATAATATAAAAAATGCCAAAAATTATTAGTGTTCCTATAATTATTTCTGGCGACCTAAATAAAGAATATGAATAATATATGTAAGCTTGCAAAATAATTATCGATAGTATAATACCTACGGAGCGGACCTGAAGCCATTTGCCACCTTTTATTTCGTTTTCATTCCTCTGGTCAGTTTTACTTAGAATGATAAAATCACGATCATAGTTTTTCTCCAGTCTTTTACGTTTACTAATTGTTGAAAGTCTAGTAAACCATGTTTTCTTGGGCTCTTTGGCATATTTAATTAAAATCTGATTATATTTCAATGTGTGATCTGGGTGTGAGACTATGTGAAGATTTGAATAGAATTCAGAAAAAGATGTAAAATCACAGATCCTACATTTATATAATCTCAGATAAACACCTTTTCTGTTGTAATAAGACGTTCTGATAGCACGAGTGAGTCCAATATAAAGCATTATCAGAGCAATAATAAAGTAAAAGCTCAATTGAAATTCAAGTAACTGAATGTATATCAGATAACTGAAAGCACTAAAAATATTTACCATAACAATGATGGGTTGAAAGGTAAAGGTCACTACAGCAAAAAATGCTGTATACTTGAAAATGTTAAATTCTGGATTATTGTTTAAGAAGAAATTACGGTCTTTATACAGCAATTCCTCTATTATTTCTTTTTTTGTTATATATTGGTTTTCACTCACAAAATAATAAGATAGCCATAATTATTAATTTTTACTATCAACAATTTTAGGCTCAATAGCTCTATAAATACTCATTATTTAAATAAGGAGAGGATTCCATTTCTGAAAGCTAGGGGTATGTTTGATGGTGAACTGCATGTGGGAATTAGGCGGAAGAAATCAGATATAATAAATATAAAAAAGATGATAACAGTAATTGTAAAGAAAAGGCATAATTTTGTTAATAAAGTCCCTATATATGATGATTTGTTACTGAATGCATCCTTATTTACAAGCAAATACAATATTAATGGAAAACTATTCAATATAAGCAGACAAAGGGCGTAGAAGATAATACATGAATATGGCCTTAAAATAGGACTGGAATTGTATCCTCATATGTTCGGGCACGTATTGGCCATATACTTATTATTGAAGGAAGTTCCGATTCAGGTAATAGCAAGAAGATTAAGCCATAAGAATACAATGACCACACTACAGTATTACTTTGTAATTACGCTGTAAATTGAAAGAGAAGCACTAAGAGTGGTGATATTTTAATTTATATGTGTAATACATGCTTCAAAAATGGGTATTATCAAAGTTTTTGATTTTCCAGCAATTTGTTTAACTCCATTTTTGACTTTCTATAGTTCATTAAATCGTGTTGTTTTATGCTGTTCCTCATATTATCATACTCACTTGAAGTCATAACCGATTCATGAATCCTTGATATATATGCAGGCCTATTGTTCTTAATGTCCATATCTACATTTTGGTTTTGGAGAGTACGCCAGAAGAGACTTTTTAAATTTTCGTCATTCCCAAATATAGAATCTTCATTTTTATGTATTTCCGCATTATTAGATTTATTAGAAATTTTAGGTAAAGCCAGATTGGTTTTTTCGAATATTCGGGTATTCGGCACTTTTTTGAAATTACCGTGCCCACCATTGTATATTTCTGCAGTGATATCTGAAATTATAAAACTCGAATAATGTGGGGCAGAAACATGGCCATAAGGAGATGCAAGGTTACTGAATATTCTTGGTATATCAGTACTTATTATTCCCTTATCAGATTCGTGAATTTTATCTAAATATTTTATAATATACTGATATGAAATATTTGCATTTAAATATGATGAATATGTGAAACTAATAAATGGAACCAAAGTACTTTCCTGTGTAATCCAGTTAGGCAGAGAATTTTGAATTGTTTTATGGTCCTTTATATAAAATAGAGGGCTAAATACAATATTATTATTTAGAAATTTTATTGAATTATCATTCAATAATTCCGATTGAAAAATATAAAAATCAGTATTTAATTCACTTGACAGATCAAAGATAAATTTCTTAATTTTAGCGGATGTTTCAGAATCCCTATTTTTAAAAACATAGTCTTTTACATTGCCTGTTAATTTAATATAAACTGCTTTAAGGCAGTTCTTATTCTCTATCCTTATAAAATAGTCTTCTATTTTATTTTTTAATGTCGCTAAATAATCA
This genomic stretch from Thermoplasma volcanium GSS1 harbors:
- a CDS encoding O-acetyl-ADP-ribose deacetylase translates to MVSFSYKGNLIEIIEGDITDVNCEAIVNAANPSLMGGGGVDGAIHLKGGKTIDLECAELRRTKWPKGLPPGEADITSGGKLKAKYVIHTVGPIYRGQEEDAETLYSSYYRSLEIAKIHGIKCIAFPAISTGIYGYPFEEASVIALKAVTDFLSNKEGYIIKFVLYGQARYQTFVSLASDFLMAYNP
- a CDS encoding N-6 DNA methylase; the protein is MHHTEKSILMKRRTLGEHLTSVNIFKEYILPKIKDKINCYTWVDLFAGEGNLILPILDLVPEEKRIEFFRDNIFLFDIQKEMVERAIKNAESYRIPRMIAEKNIQVKDTLKEYPLLNVKKPIYHITNPPYLYIGYIAKHKENFGQLDYFTASLKGLQDLYQIALMNDLQNEINQMVYIIPSNFLFGHSVSNLIRRKFLPWYKINDAIIFEKKIFENTGVNVAICFFERTTAKNSTIKFKATKINGEIKEREYILSHKNDYRAGTEFDDYIKSQEKNTLKISYYLTKKEIDNNPGNNKVLLLNSKEYKNGEYIKESFFVNDKLYEKIIRNPLFIRTVDTGNENGRAGLYYIKDVFGTDGIFVEGNTYRTNPIQVFIEPYLSLKQLKQLQLSFNQKLNELRAITDSEFMTTYKYSNNAKYTRKYLGLSQAKQLLEVIDIKN
- a CDS encoding MFS transporter, translated to MIVLRQYIVTAVSIFGQTLKTDSFSAIIKKFLKEESYKKAVSLNFLTGSVTSLTGAIIGGVFLIYFSDYFVDVMISAVLISLLSAIPVIQKTQRVNENRNTFSGEMKSVGLFLRRISGFLLLAFFLNGLFISIDTYSSGLFNLVLKANPAYYTAFNMAVPIGMMVGTPLVNVRYFKMEEPAFISGMIFIFAPLLIILSLSKFPTLDIIDAFTIGLLLPLINIPLNSRLIKIIPGKIYGKISAVMRIFVQGAQPAMGALFNVLAIGISVKTVFLYVGLLVIPLALYGMSIVPRFFVSYFSGI
- a CDS encoding HNH endonuclease; protein product: MWDKYGTMNGMGSKSELEERFSKYNKGEKEPVLCLILEDFVIFEKLVPLSLIDSEGMQVFKYIQDEKMLDTILSAAGVISTSGKEQTLNLDAIDPKFRKAFLNSRLFQGKLRKKALEYYGHRCLLCGIDVDDLLVVSHIKDVFLFPEDAGNLYNTLLLCRLHDGMFDRKLISIGDNNRIIVGSILKNSRSEKLQREVQEMESTTIDRDLKESKKFLEWHRAKLR
- a CDS encoding tyrosine-type recombinase/integrase is translated as MVKIKDETDLPDHITYDEYQSLINEIINNLYNHYLNSKIIPYLKARDVLLVNCMWELGGRISDILNIEVKDIDFMNKLVILKVKKGGGFINKIPVSDNLLLAFSNFMRELNVSNRRLFKMDRQTAWKKIKGYGNKIGLNLHPHMFRHGLAIYLLLKGVPIQVIARRLGHKNAMTILQYHVVITPYMEREALRGVLL
- a CDS encoding tyrosine-type recombinase/integrase, which translates into the protein MHEYGLKIGLELYPHMFGHVLAIYLLLKEVPIQVIARRLSHKNTMTTLQYYFVITL
- a CDS encoding APC family permease, with protein sequence MNDTSAGHLKSNAVGFWPLLGQAIAMISPLGAVAATMTGSASIALGSLPLAYLIAIFAVLFWINTPYQYSKKIASAGGFYTYNRNGAGQYYGSISGYVLFFSYYMTYTNAILFITAVFIPGLFEIFFGITLTAWIWIPVLIAIGLLVLLPAYLGIEGSTKYSLASSIIQIALLVILSLTIIVIKGPANTLEPFTPKPAGGFGPVFVGMILAIFSMSGSSAVVSLGEEAKQPKRNIRNALLISFLVTGVVFVLTSYALTIGWGISNMNTFAQSNPAAGLTVGQGVPGIIEALKYMGMPMAIAMMIFAVNSLYTGSLAPLNSAARMFFAMSRDGIAPKVFAKTHGKYKTPHVALVFIAFTGILVSLIAGLAMGPFNGFLYLVTASAVALFIGHIMTDISLPVAFKKFREFSVLKHAVLPAISLVLLLIGIYYSFFPPTYPTNIAIITAVIFMVAVAIGINVYLRNGQRKMPTSYESDF